CAGAATAACCAATTTAAAGGCACATCAGCTTATCTATAGTTTATCCATCAAAATTATTAACTAAAATTAGATAAAAACTCAGACAAATTAATCTTATACCAAGTTGCGGTCAAACGTACAACTTTCTCTTCCGCCAATCTCCCTATCTCCCCATCTCCCTATCTCCCTATCTCCCCATCTCCCCATCTCCCTATCCAAGCAATCTACTCTCTTTGAATGCAACTCGGTATTATTCCTTGAGATTTTCAACACTAGTCTGGATATCCTGATAAACCTCACGCAGATACTCGATTAACTCCTGTTGAGACATTTCACGAATCTGCAATTCTCTGATCACGAATGCCAACTGTTGCAGAGAATTGTTGTTAATTTCAGTAAATGCCTGATCCATTAACTCCTGCTGTAGGGGGAGTCGCTCAGACAACAGATGCATTTGCTGCTGTAATTTTAGATATAAGTAGAAAATGTGCAGGTTCAATCCTACTGTGAAAAGTAGTAGGATTCCCTGCACTGTAGATAACAATATTAGAGCTTAGGATTGATGTGATATAGCGATTTTAAATTTGGTGAGGTACAGAGTTTCTGGTTTTAGGGAATAGAGAAGAGGGAACAGGGCAAAAATATTATGTACCTCATTATGCTAAAAACCGCTATAGTAAACTATGCTGTTCCCTGTTCCCGACTTGTGGAAGAAGTTTAGTGATTTAGCTACAGTCTGGTCAAAGTAATGGGAGCTAACATTAGAGGATATCTGAAAAGTTTTTTGATACTGAATTTTGCCCCCCTAGCCCCCCAACTTTGGGGGGAACAAGAGTCAATTTGCTTCTAAAAGTCCCCCAAAATTGGGGGATTTAGGGGGCTTGGATGTAGCAAATGGGACTTCTCAGACAACCTCTTACTAATTCTTTTCCACTATAGTAGTGCGATAGAGTTTGAGGTAATTGACCTTTTCCTTTTTGCCACGGTACCCCACGGCAATGCCCGTAATCACCATATCATTATTATCACCGGGATTAAACTCAACCTCGTAGCTACTATCAGGAGAACTTACTTCCTCTGTACCCTTAAAAGCAATTGACTGTAGGTTGGTTTCGAGATAGTTGTTCACGGAGCTACCAGGGGTGAGTTCTTGGTAGTAAAGCACCATTTTTCTGAATTCGCTGTTGTCTCCCTTCAACCCAATGCCTGTCACTACACAGCCCTCTGGGACTTCCCCTAGGGTTTCGTAATCGGTCTGGTTAAAGGTAGTTTTGTCTCCAAACACCTCCCAGTGACGTTGGGCTGTAGACAGATTAAGGTAGCAGACGGCAGTAAGATTGAACTTCTTGTCCTTAATCAGACCTCCAAAGCCAACTACTGGGTAGCCATCCTTGGCTCCTGAGTCTACCTCCATATCTTTATTGTCGCCTGCGATCCACTCTTGGGTTTGAGAACTGGTAGTGAGCTCAGTAGTACTAGGGTTCGTACCTGCATCAAGAACAGCTTGGATGGCTGCGTCGATTTCATTTTTGCGAGCGTCATCATTCTCCACTAACTCCGAAATCTTCTTCAGGGAGTCAGAGGTAAAGTCCACGAGGACGAAATTACCAGAAACCGATGCAGTCCAATCATTAAAGTCCTCCAAAGTGTCGGGAGTGCCACCGATGCACCAAAACTCGCCATTAGATTGATTGTTCGATTGCGACTCGTCGGTCTGGTTAGAACTCGAAATTGATCCCGAGTAGTCGCCATAGTTTGCCTCTACTTTGACTTCGGCTTCCTGGGAGCTGCTATAACTGAATTTTGAGACACTTTGACTATAAGACCAGCGACCCCCGAAAACAGCTTCGTAGAGAAAGTGAGTGCCGTATTTTGCCACTAACTTGTCGGCGTCCATGTTGTAGAGGTCATCCTTGAAGTCCTCATCAAGATTATTCAGGGCATAGTCGAGATCCAGGGTCAACTTGTAGGAATTGACATAGCCCGATTTTTCAACATGATAGAAGTAGCTGCTACTGGTGTATGACTCTGAGTATTTAGCCGAAACTTCGGAGCTAAACAGACCATAGGAACCGGACAAGTTGGCAGAAACTGACATCTTGGTGTATAGTTCTTCAGTACTTTCGTAAGAGGAGGTTTTCTCATCAGCTTCGTATAATAAGACAGGAGTGCCTATGGCATCCTTGGGGTAAGAATATTGATCACCGTAGACCGTGATTTCTGTATCTGCGTCAGGCAAAGAAAACAGTCGCTTGCTGGTATTTACGGAGTTAGCGCGGGCATAGTAACCATAGATG
The sequence above is a segment of the Moorena sp. SIOASIH genome. Coding sequences within it:
- a CDS encoding MAC/perforin domain-containing protein, whose product is MANNLTGIGYLGCTYDIYGYYARANSVNTSKRLFSLPDADTEITVYGDQYSYPKDAIGTPVLLYEADEKTSSYESTEELYTKMSVSANLSGSYGLFSSEVSAKYSESYTSSSYFYHVEKSGYVNSYKLTLDLDYALNNLDEDFKDDLYNMDADKLVAKYGTHFLYEAVFGGRWSYSQSVSKFSYSSSQEAEVKVEANYGDYSGSISSSNQTDESQSNNQSNGEFWCIGGTPDTLEDFNDWTASVSGNFVLVDFTSDSLKKISELVENDDARKNEIDAAIQAVLDAGTNPSTTELTTSSQTQEWIAGDNKDMEVDSGAKDGYPVVGFGGLIKDKKFNLTAVCYLNLSTAQRHWEVFGDKTTFNQTDYETLGEVPEGCVVTGIGLKGDNSEFRKMVLYYQELTPGSSVNNYLETNLQSIAFKGTEEVSSPDSSYEVEFNPGDNNDMVITGIAVGYRGKKEKVNYLKLYRTTIVEKN